In Plasmodium relictum strain SGS1 genome assembly, chromosome: 6, one DNA window encodes the following:
- the PIGA gene encoding phosphatidylinositol N-acetylglucosaminyltransferase subunit A, putative, with protein sequence MKCKNKESNISKNKNEKELIYKKERKCCICMVSDFFYPNLGGIEMHIFELSKHLIRKGFKVIVVTHCYNNRTGVRWMGNGIKVYYLPFYPFLDIVTFPNIIGTLPLCRNILYREKVDIVHGHQATSPLAHEFILHAKSLGIKTIYTDHSLYSFSDKGCIHVNKLLKYCIMDVDHSICVSHTNRENLVLRTEINPYNTSVIGNALDTKKFVPCISKRPKFPRINIIVISRLTYRKGIDLIVKVIPPVCKKYPFIKFIIGGDGPKRVLLEEMREKYHLHNSVVLLGKIKHENVKNILQTGHIFLNTSLTEAFCIAIIEAASCGLLVISTDVGGISEVLPQDMMILSKPNHIDLCKAVDNALEIVQTIDSNSFHERLTKMYSWEKVAEKTEKVYMKVLSYPSPTLFNRIRKIYGISRVFSKIYIFIIIISHLYCQILEWIKPKEDIEEVVSFPHLIEE encoded by the exons atgaaatgtaaaaataaagaaagtaatatatctaaaaataaaaatgaaaaggaacttatttataaaaaagaaagaaaatgtTGTATATGTATGGTAagtgattttttttatccaaATTTAGGAGGAATAGAAATGCATATATTTGAATTATCTAAGCATTTAATAAGAAAAG gTTTTAAAGTAATAGTAGTAACTCATTGCTATAATAATAGAACTGGGGTGAGATGGATGGGGAATGGAATTAAAGTGTATTATTTACCATTTTATCCATTTTTAGATATTGTAACTTTTCCAAATATTATAGGAACATTGCCATTATgtagaaatattttatacaGAGAAAAAGTTGATATAGTTCATGGGCATcaa gCAACATCACCATTAGCTCATGAATTTATTTTGCATGCCAAATCTTTAGGTATAAAAACTATATACACTGATCATTCTTTATATAGCTTTTCAGATAAAGGATGTATTCATGTAAATAAATTGTTAAAGTATTGTATTATGGATGTTGATCATTCTATATGTGTATCACACACAAATCGTGAGAACCTGGTTTTAAGAACAGAAATAAATCCTTATAACACTTCAGTAATTGGTAATGCTCTTGATACAAAAAAGTTTGTTCCTTGTATAAGTAAAAGACCTAAATTTCCaagaataaatattatagttATCAGTAGATTAACATATAGAAAAGGCATTGATTTAATTGTGAAAGTTATTCCACCAGTGTGCAAAAAATAtccatttataaaatttataataggTGGTGACGGTCCTAAGAGAGTACTTTTAGAAGAAATGAGAGAAAAATATCATTTACATAATTCTGTTGTATTATTAGGGAAAATAAAACatgaaaatgttaaaaaCATTTTACAAACAGGccatatatttttgaatacTTCTTTGACCGAAGCTTTTTGTATAGCTATAATTGAAGCTGCTAGCTGTGGATTGCTAGTCATTTCAACTGATGTAGGAGGAATTTCTGAGGTTTTACCTCAAGATATGATGATTTTATCAAAACCTAATCATATTGATTTATGTAAAGCTGTAGATAATGCTTTAGAAATTGTTCAAACTATTGATTCTAATTCATTTCATGAAAGG ttaACTAAAATGTATTCATGGGAAAAAGTTGCTGaaaaaaca GAAAAAGTTTATATGAAAGTTTTATCTTATCCAAGTCCAACCCTTTTTAATAGAATACGAAAAATATACGGCATTAGCAGGGTGTTTA gtaaaatttatatttttataattattataagtCATTTATATTGCCAAATATTAGAATGGATTAAACCAAA AGAAGATATTGAAGAGGTAGTTAGCTTTCCACATTTAATAGAAGAATag
- the Der1-2 gene encoding DER1-like protein, putative: protein MEISGPEVWYNNLPHVTKYLITLIFLVTLLISCNLLNVIYFILDWNLIYNNYQIWRIFLNFLFVGKFSLAWVFYMSLLSQFSSSLEKNTVFTSPGSYLYFITIQCIFLSCISILFYWPRGYPFLGNSLLFAIIYYWSRREAWSQVSIYFFTVKGYQLPFALIFLHLIMGQSLWVDIMGLLSGHIYYFFREILPREGGPNILEKTPQIFDKIMLKLQEFRLNNGIRSSFSSYGYSNINNQRNINNSSTNRRVFIGRGVRLNES from the exons atggAAATATCAGGTCCAGAAGTGTGGTATAATAACTTACCACATGTGACAAAATATTTGataactttaatttttttagtaactttattaatatcatGTAATCTattaaatgttatatattttatattggATTGGAATTTAATATACAATAATTATCAAATATGGAGaatatttttgaattttttgtttgttgGTAAATTCTCTCTTGCTTGGGTATTTTATATGTCTTTATTATCTCAATTTTCATCATCTTTAGAGAAAAATACAGTTTTTACTTCTCCTGgatcatatttatattttattactatTCAATGTATTTTCTTATCATGCAtaagtatattattttattggCCCAGAG gATATCCATTTTTGGGAAATTCTCTTTTATTTGcgataatatattattggTCTAGAAGAGAGGCGTGGAGTCAAGtgtctatttatttttttactgtTAAGGGTTATCAATTACCATTtgctttaatttttcttcatttaataatGGGGCAATCTCTATGGGTAGATATTATGGGATTGTTGTCTGGACATATCTACTACTTTTTTAGAGAAATATTACCAAGAGAAG gtggaccaaatatattagaaaaaacaCCTCAAATTTTTGATAAGATCATGCTTAAGTTACAAGAATTTCGTTTAAATAATGGAATAAGAAGCAGTTTTTCAAGCTATGGGTatagtaatataaataatcaaagaaatataaataattctaGTACAAACAGAAGAGTTTTTATTGGTAGAGGTGTTAGACTAAATGaaagttaa
- the LRR1 gene encoding leucine-rich repeat protein, putative, translating to MATYNVLGELTTFNEDETIISHQYSRIKKIENIEKCKKLKALLLISNCIEKIENLENNLELEHLELYENMIKKIENISMLTKLKILDLSFNKIKIIENLGTLVNLEELYLSSNKISKIENLENCKKLRLLELGYNRIRKIENLENLTNLEELWLGKNKIEEMDLPLLPKLKKLSLQHNRLTNWCEQSINNILSINELYLSYNKLNCIIDDVKNLKNLKVLDLAYNEIDNIYICSELKSLEELWLNNNKISDLKMIENLNENKNLKTIYLEKNQIEEKLEKGYREKVISILPQLNQLDALPIKPLKASQTN from the exons atggCAACTTATAATGTTTTAGGAGAATTAACAACATTTAATGAAGATGAAACAATAATTTCTCATCAGTACtcaagaataaaaaaaatagaaaatattgaaaaatgtaaaaagcTAAAA GCTTTGTTGTTGATATCTAATTGtattgaaaaaatagaaaacttagaaaataatttagaattGGAGCATTTagaattatatgaaaatatgataaaaaaaatagagaacATATCAATGCTAACAAAATTAAA AATCCTAGACTtgtcatttaataaaataaaaattatcgAAAACTTAGGAACATTAGTAAATTTAGAAGAGTTATATTTATCTAGTAACAAAATTtcaaaa attgaaaatttagaaaattgcAAAAAATTAAGATTATTAGAATTGGGTTATAAtagaattagaaaaatagaaaatttagaaaatttaacTAATTTAGAAGAATTATGGttaggaaaaaataaaatagaagaaatgGATCTACCTCTATTGCCTAAATTGAAAAAGTTAAGTTTACAGCACAATAGATTAACGAATTGGTGTGAACAatctattaataatattttatcaataaatgaattatatttaagTTATAACAAATTAAATTGTATTATAGATGACGTAAAAAAcctaaaaaatttaaaagtattAGATTTAGCATACAATGAAATAGATaacatttatatttgttCAGAGTTAAAATCCTTAGAAGAACTATGGCTAAATAACAACAAAATTAGTGATTTAAAAATGATTGAAaacttaaatgaaaataaaaatttaaaaacaatatatttagaaaaaaaccaaattgaagaaaaattagaaaaaggTTATAGAGAAAAAGTTATAAGCATTTTGCCTCAATTGAATCAGTTAGATGCATTACCAATTAAACCCTTGAAGGCAtcacaaacaaattaa
- a CDS encoding RNA polymerase II-associated protein 1, putative translates to MVNSLNKLQDKLRKERTTDKLILKQCNFDIIEKYDDTSSDDNVISRKEKDNKITNKELINANNLNNNHNVSFPIALHRTKLNLQKNNVNEKLDLKKIYESNLIKNNINKRECDQMKIPNELNSYNIEKNNNKNEKRDIEKNKIKEKDHNNNLDKKYNILFQINKNEVAKLQWTNPVNDTEIREIKNINEVKLHEIRFDFLGKLRIQINENLFNKQKKKKIFDNFDGLYHHNDEPLNSGYTFPEILFLCQSSYNNQVSISLKILKNIFVNLHLKVITINKYFEHIINDLKGKYCYGFTYRRFFNFINNDLKIFKKLLIILNCYCNKNVEINCLHSLASYLFPNNILELVENVIYDQDDDTQKLKYLIDYEFFSYCDFFSDNLFLFEDYNIYFYSIKKEKNSQNNFFNFNKSKDKGKVNDKDIEKETEDEENSEETKDEENAEETEDEENDEETEDKEYEENIRNQKVEKKEQNENNYSNINKKKFINFKDENLDFSNFFNKYKENELLMKQEKDDKIIKKYNKFTNNAKETKGNEMKKKENHKNIFINYELITILEYINRANYDSLKIRNINFKMISLSDSKKYQYKKILNNISNILSNNFGVVEIENSCICVLIGLLFKKKQKINILKNKKLIEDLKKIYDSKITGNKLNNERLEKESKEKKHDYYDINFTYNLITLIRYILIYNYEKNILKKFDILSFLLFQRSLPFSKEKKNKEMYFFLATESIKIFRILVYCNLYIESVDYFHEIINEIHKQNFKNSLICKKFLCQVYLYISTYNTIYTNIELSGFLYMNKVIKTLEVQLCNNFDISDDDNNNESGIFNKKNNNTCCNIDRDNDNKEREKENLLNSVTKRKMEKTKKKYDFNYLCDLELINQCCIYFYSVFLCIKKNDNKQCINNDQINKIMRIVEKLAYEIVEEFNDFLVEYKSENNGNLIISIISQIKDCPLPFNYIIYKNIVDFHLFFVIYIQILNIIINIYFIYEKIEKIKIKSITNIFNKFYRDTLKYFKSNIFEVENILDSYNIFLPVSYLFYNLFKINNTKNMDLLFYSLSFCSSLSLSYFCLKNIFMKSDNTINSSKKECNNHNSNILNKSEQNIDIMNDQKIFEINDEYDSTKDYNSINDFNNNNIIYSEEYVKNDKFINEAELKYDNLGDHIYILLFLQKYLKGKFLVYHTKKNIFILLLKNIFKECKKRIDDIKKENEIIIGKVLKLFLNNYVIDFFSKNMKVSMFVKFFIQIFIVNNSKLIGDYLIEKKNVYVDLVNIAELYIFEKLNYSNTIENISSYEKKKNLEEIQKIVDEFIRNEVKEKKYPSGNILSNFEKNKRNINVYNRPKKLEISKNLALVIHEKIIESFKMANFYNPLFLSILFFFSSSFFPLECNNLLYNDIDLIKMLSKNIFIHFYDNINYVIFTKSEYYGKKQNNYLIDITHLFPSVLSLILDTTEIKLNDGLINYFKEVNLEYSYISLLYFIFYVKNKLI, encoded by the coding sequence atggtaaattcattaaataagTTGCAAGATAAACTAAGAAAAGAAAGAACAActgataaattaattttaaaacaatGTAATTTTGATATAATTGAGAAATATGATGATACATCAAGTGATGACAACGTAATATctagaaaagaaaaagataataaaataacaaataaGGAACTAATAAAtgcaaataatttaaataataatcataATGTTAGTTTTCCCATTGCTCTTCATAGAACTAAATTGAATTTACAAAAGAATAatgtaaatgaaaaattagatttaaaaaaaatatatgaaagtaatttaataaagaataatattaataaaagggAATGTGATCAAATGAAAATTCCTAATGAACTAAATTCATATAATATtgaaaagaataataataaaaatgaaaaaagagatatagaaaagaataaaataaaagaaaaagatcataataataatttagataaaaagtataatataCTATtccaaataaataaaaatgaagtagCTAAACTACAATGGACTAATCCAGTAAATGATACTGAAATAAGAGaaatcaaaaatataaatgaagtaAAATTACATGAAATACGTTTTGATTTTTTAGGAAAATTAAGAATACagattaatgaaaatttatttaataaacaaaaaaaaaaaaaaatttttgataACTTTGATGGATTGTATCATCATAATGATGAACCACTCAATAGCGGTTATACATTTCctgaaattttatttttatgtcaGAGTTCTTATAATAATCAAGTTTCcatatcattaaaaatacttaaaaacatttttgtAAATCTGCACTTAAAAGTTATTACTATTAACAAATATTTTGAGCATATTATAAACGATctaaaaggaaaatattgTTATGGTTTTACATATAGaagattttttaattttataaataatgatttaaaaatatttaaaaagttattaATAATACTCAATTGTTATTGCAACAAAAATGTAGAAATAAATTGTCTTCACTCATTAGCCAGTTATTTATTTcctaataatattttagaaTTAGTGGAGAATGTAATATATGATCAAGATGATGATactcaaaaattaaaatatttaattgattatgaatttttttcttactgTGACTTTTTCAGTGATAatctatttctttttgaggattataatatatatttttattctatcaagaaagaaaaaaattctcaaaataatttttttaattttaataaaagtaaagaCAAAGGAAAAGTAAATGATAAagatatagaaaaagaaacggaagatgaagaaaatagtGAGGAAACaaaagatgaagaaaatgCTGAGGAAACggaagatgaagaaaatgatgAGGAAACAGAAGATAAagaatatgaagaaaatataagaaatcaaaaagttgaaaaaaaagaacaaaatgaaaataattattctaatataaataaaaagaagtttattaattttaaagatgaaaatttagatttttctaatttttttaataaatataaagaaaatgaattgTTAATGAAACAAGAAAAAgatgataaaataataaaaaaatataataaatttacaaACAATGCAAAGGAAACAAAAGGaaatgaaatgaaaaaaaaggaaaatcataaaaatatttttataaattatgagCTAATTACTATTCTcgaatatataaatagagCTAATTAtgattctttaaaaatacgaaatataaattttaaaatgattAGTTTGTCTGATTCAAAAAAATACCAATACAAGAAAATTCttaataatatatcaaacattttatcaaataattttGGCGTTGttgaaatagaaaatagTTGTATATGTGTTTTGATAGGattgttatttaaaaaaaaacagaaaataaatatattgaaaaataaaaaactgatagaagatttaaaaaaaatatatgattcTAAGATAACTGGAAATAAACTAAACAATGAAAgattagaaaaagaaagcaaagaaaaaaaacatgATTACTATGATATAAATTTCACATACAACTTAATTACATTGATTAGATATATTCTTATCTATAACTatgagaaaaatattttaaaaaagtttgATATATTATCCTTTTTATTGTTTCAAAGATCTCTACCATTTAGCAAAGAGAAGAAAAATAAggaaatgtatttttttctgGCTACTGaatctataaaaatatttagaattttagtttattgtaatttatatatagaatCAGTTGATTATTTTCATGAaataattaatgaaattcataaacaaaattttaaaaactcattaatttgtaaaaaatttttgtgCCAagtgtatttatatatttctacaTATAATACTATATACACTAATATAGAGTTGTCAGGATTCTTATACATGaataaagttattaaaaCTTTAGAAGTTCAATTATGTAATAATTTTGATATAAGtgatgatgataataataatgaatcaGGCATctttaataagaaaaataataatacttgTTGTAATATTGATAgagataatgataataaagaaagagaaaaagaaaatttattaaattcagttacaaaaagaaaaatggaaaaaacaaaaaagaaatatgattttaattatttgtgTGATTtggaattaataaatcaatgttgcatttatttttactccGTTTTTctatgtattaaaaaaaatgataataagcaatgcataaataatgatcaaataaataaaataatgagaATCGTAGAAAAATTAGCTTACGAAATTGTAGAGGAATTTAATGATTTCTTAGTTGAATataaaagtgaaaataatGGTAACTTAATTATAAGTATAATAAGTCAAATAAAGGATTGCCCACTtccttttaattatattatttataaaaatattgttgattttcatttattttttgttatatatatacaaattctaaatataattataaatatatattttatttatgagaaaatagaaaaaattaaaataaaatctattacaaatatttttaataaattttatcgAGATaccttaaaatattttaaaagtaatatttttGAAGTAGAAAATATCCTAGattcttataatatttttctacCTGTGTcatatttgttttataacttatttaaaattaataatacaaaaaatatggACTTGTTGTTTTATTCATTAAGCTTTTGTTCTTCTCTTTCTCTAagttatttttgtttaaaaaacatttttatgaaatcCGATAATACTATTAATAGTAGCAAAAAAGAATGTAATAATCATAATAGtaacattttaaataaatctgAGCAAAATATCGATATAATGAATGATCAAAAAATTTTCGAGATAAATGATGAATATGATAGTACTAAAGATTATAATAGCATTAAcgattttaataataataatattatatattcagaagaatatgttaaaaatgataaattcaTAAATGAAGCAGAATTGAAATATGATAATCTTGGtgatcatatatatatattattatttttacaaaaatatttaaagggGAAGTTTTTAGTATATcacactaaaaaaaatattttcattttgcttttgaaaaatatattcaaggAATGTAAAAAACGAAtagatgatataaaaaaagaaaatgaaataataataggTAAAGttctaaaattatttttaaataattatgttattgactttttttcaaaaaatatgaaagtaTCAATGTttgttaaatttttcattcaaatttttattgtGAACAATTCTAAATTAATTGGAGattatttaattgaaaaaaaaaatgtgtacGTTGATTTAGTAAATATAGcagaattatatatatttgaaaaattaaattattcaaatactattgaaaatattagctcatatgaaaaaaaaaaaaatttagaagaaatacaaaaaattgtTGATGAATTTATTAGAAATGaagttaaagaaaaaaaatacccTTCTGGAAATATATTAagtaattttgaaaaaaataaaagaaatataaatgtatataatagaccaaaaaaattagaaattaGCAAAAATTTAGCTTTAGTAATacatgaaaaaattatagaatcTTTTAAAATGgctaatttttataatcctttatttttatccattttattttttttttcttcatctttCTTCCCTCTTGAGTGtaacaatttattatacAATGATattgatttaataaaaatgttatctaaaaatatatttattcatttttatgataatataaattatgttATATTTACTAAATCTGAATACTACGGTAAAAAGCAAAACAATTATTTAATTGATATAACACATTTGTTTCCATCTGTTTTATCACTCATATTAGATACAACTGAAATCAAATTAAATGACggtttaataaattattttaaagaagTTAATTTAGAGTATTCTTACATCAGTTTgttatatttcatattttatgtCAAAAACaagttaatataa